A window from Gopherus flavomarginatus isolate rGopFla2 chromosome 4, rGopFla2.mat.asm, whole genome shotgun sequence encodes these proteins:
- the TJAP1 gene encoding tight junction-associated protein 1 isoform X1: MTSTAPSKKPYRKAPPQHREIRHDLPILRDDQDGVILAEQSQEPLTDAERMKLLQHENEELRRRLAYVTNKMEAMERELESGQDYLELELGQNREELEKFKDKFRRLQNSYTASQRTNQDLEEKLHTLASLSQSWIFAIKKAEMDRKTLDWEIVALTNKLLDAKTTINKLEELNERYRQDCNLAVQLLKCNKSHFRNHKFADLPYELQDMVNKHLHSTQESPGPGQEAAHTLAPSDIVPTSVIARVLEKPESLVLNSAKSSSGSCPMAEDVFVHVDMSGALLDACPSPGLLGKERGEVGKQQNGGCKPQSSVESLPEEVPAFEKLSPYPTPSPPHPMYPGRKVIEFSEDKVRIPKNSPLPNCTYATRQAISLSLVQGEDESSERHRTLPNSPVSEGRHSASSCSYQPSPKGARAHGSSQSSPFSSPPQIPSAFASSASSEEDLLANWQRMFVDKAPPTSEQVLVSRTSFSRDMAPELQKRFSRSMQELGRAASAYSDGEESAQSCSWTVSRDSSVDTDSTESRARRSHFSSDYGTDFSQDEARKLLQGSGRGTAELSSPLPEKHKDYVDLGSPGSPAEEREILLQATKESSPGGALEESGECRSKPPSGRPHRSPKRMGVHHLHRKDSLTQAQEQGNLLN, from the exons ATGACAAGCACAGCTCCATCCAAGAAGCCTTACCGCAAGGCACCGCCACAGCACCGCGAGATCCGCCATGATCTGCCCATCCTTCGAGATGACCAAGACGGCGTGATTTTGGCCGAGCAGAGTCAG GAGCCCTTGACGGATGCAGAAAGGATGAA GTTGCTGCAGCATGAGAACGAGGAGCTGCGCCGGCGGCTGGCCTATGTCACCAACAAGATGGAGGCGATGGAGAGGGAGCTGGAGTCCGGCCAGGACtacctggagctggagctgggccagaACCGCGAAGAGCTGGAGAAATTCAAGGACAAATTCCGCAG GTTACAGAACAGCTACACTGCTTcacagagaaccaatcaggaccTGGAGGAGAAGCTGCATACCCTG GCCTCTCTCAGCCAAAGCTGGATTTTTGCA ATAAAAAAGGCTGAGATGGACCGGAAGACCCTGGACTGGGAGATTGTGGCGCTCACTAACAAGCTGCTAGATGCCAAAACTACCATCAATAAACTTGAGGAGCTCAAT GAGCGCTATCGGCAGGACTGTAACCTCGCAGTGCAGCTGCTCAAGTGCAACAAGTCCCACTTCAGGAACCACAAATTTGCTGAC CTTCCCTACGAGCTGCAGGACATGGTCAATAAGCACCTGCACAGCACCCAGGAGTCCCCAGGCCCTGGGCAGGAGGCTGCACATACCCTGGCCCCATCTGACATCGTGCCCACCTCAGTTATTGCCAGAGTCCTGGAGAAGCCTGAGTCACTGGTCCTGAACTCTGCCAAGTCCAGCAGCGGCAGCTGTCCCATGGCTGAGGATGTCTTTGTGCACGTGGACATGAGTGGAGCTCTGCTGgacgcctgccccagcccagggctgcttgggaaggagagaggggaagtGGGGAAGCAGCAGAACGGGGGCTGCAAGCCACAGAGCAGTGTGGAGAGCCTGCCAGAGGAGGTGCCTGCCTTCGAGAAGCTGAGCCCCTACCctacaccctcccctccccaccccatgtacCCAGGGCGTAAGGTGATTGAGTTCTCTGAGGACAAGGTGAGGATCCCAAAGAACAGCCCCCTGCCCAACTGCACCTATGCTACGCGACAGGCCATCTCCCTGAGCCTGGTGCAGGGCGAGGATGAGAGCAGTGAGAGGCACCGGACGCTCCCTAACAGTCCTGTCTCAGAGGGCCGccactcagcctccagctgctcctACCAGCCATCTCCCAAGGGGGCTCGGGCACACGGCTCCTCGCAGAGCAGCCCTTTCAGCAGCCCACCCCAGATCCCCAGCGCCTTCGCTAGCTCGGCCAGCTCAGAGGAGGACCTCCTGGCCAACTGGCAGCGGATGTTTGTGGACAAGGCGCCCCCCACTTCAGAGCAGGTGCTGGTGAGCCGCACCTCCTTCAGCCGTGACATGGCCCCGGAGCTCCAGAAGCGATTCAGCCGCTCCAtgcaggagctgggcagggcGGCCTCAGCCTACTCGGATGGCGAGGAGTCTGCGCAGAGCTGCAGCTGGACCGTGAGCCGGGACTCGAGTGTGGACACAGACAGCACTGAGTCCCGAGCCCGCAGGAGCCATTTCTCCTCCGACTATGGCACGGACTTCTCCCAGGATGAAGCCCGGAAGCTGCTCCAGGGCAGTGGCAGGGGCACCGCTGAGCTCAGCAGCCCCTTGCCAGAGAAGCACAAGGACTATGTGGACCTGGGCTCACCTGggagcccggctgaggaaagggaaatactgctgcaagcaaccaaggAGAGCAGTCCAGGGGGAGCCCTGGAGGAGAGCGGGGAATGCAGGAGCAAGCCTCCCTCAGGGCGGCCACACCGCAGCCCCAAGAGGATGGGTGTCCACCATCTCCATCGCAAGGACAGCCTGACGCAGGCCCAGGAGCAAGGCAACCTGCTCAACTga
- the TJAP1 gene encoding tight junction-associated protein 1 isoform X2, giving the protein MTSTAPSKKPYRKAPPQHREIRHDLPILRDDQDGVILAEQSQEPLTDAERMKLLQHENEELRRRLAYVTNKMEAMERELESGQDYLELELGQNREELEKFKDKFRRLQNSYTASQRTNQDLEEKLHTLIKKAEMDRKTLDWEIVALTNKLLDAKTTINKLEELNERYRQDCNLAVQLLKCNKSHFRNHKFADLPYELQDMVNKHLHSTQESPGPGQEAAHTLAPSDIVPTSVIARVLEKPESLVLNSAKSSSGSCPMAEDVFVHVDMSGALLDACPSPGLLGKERGEVGKQQNGGCKPQSSVESLPEEVPAFEKLSPYPTPSPPHPMYPGRKVIEFSEDKVRIPKNSPLPNCTYATRQAISLSLVQGEDESSERHRTLPNSPVSEGRHSASSCSYQPSPKGARAHGSSQSSPFSSPPQIPSAFASSASSEEDLLANWQRMFVDKAPPTSEQVLVSRTSFSRDMAPELQKRFSRSMQELGRAASAYSDGEESAQSCSWTVSRDSSVDTDSTESRARRSHFSSDYGTDFSQDEARKLLQGSGRGTAELSSPLPEKHKDYVDLGSPGSPAEEREILLQATKESSPGGALEESGECRSKPPSGRPHRSPKRMGVHHLHRKDSLTQAQEQGNLLN; this is encoded by the exons ATGACAAGCACAGCTCCATCCAAGAAGCCTTACCGCAAGGCACCGCCACAGCACCGCGAGATCCGCCATGATCTGCCCATCCTTCGAGATGACCAAGACGGCGTGATTTTGGCCGAGCAGAGTCAG GAGCCCTTGACGGATGCAGAAAGGATGAA GTTGCTGCAGCATGAGAACGAGGAGCTGCGCCGGCGGCTGGCCTATGTCACCAACAAGATGGAGGCGATGGAGAGGGAGCTGGAGTCCGGCCAGGACtacctggagctggagctgggccagaACCGCGAAGAGCTGGAGAAATTCAAGGACAAATTCCGCAG GTTACAGAACAGCTACACTGCTTcacagagaaccaatcaggaccTGGAGGAGAAGCTGCATACCCTG ATAAAAAAGGCTGAGATGGACCGGAAGACCCTGGACTGGGAGATTGTGGCGCTCACTAACAAGCTGCTAGATGCCAAAACTACCATCAATAAACTTGAGGAGCTCAAT GAGCGCTATCGGCAGGACTGTAACCTCGCAGTGCAGCTGCTCAAGTGCAACAAGTCCCACTTCAGGAACCACAAATTTGCTGAC CTTCCCTACGAGCTGCAGGACATGGTCAATAAGCACCTGCACAGCACCCAGGAGTCCCCAGGCCCTGGGCAGGAGGCTGCACATACCCTGGCCCCATCTGACATCGTGCCCACCTCAGTTATTGCCAGAGTCCTGGAGAAGCCTGAGTCACTGGTCCTGAACTCTGCCAAGTCCAGCAGCGGCAGCTGTCCCATGGCTGAGGATGTCTTTGTGCACGTGGACATGAGTGGAGCTCTGCTGgacgcctgccccagcccagggctgcttgggaaggagagaggggaagtGGGGAAGCAGCAGAACGGGGGCTGCAAGCCACAGAGCAGTGTGGAGAGCCTGCCAGAGGAGGTGCCTGCCTTCGAGAAGCTGAGCCCCTACCctacaccctcccctccccaccccatgtacCCAGGGCGTAAGGTGATTGAGTTCTCTGAGGACAAGGTGAGGATCCCAAAGAACAGCCCCCTGCCCAACTGCACCTATGCTACGCGACAGGCCATCTCCCTGAGCCTGGTGCAGGGCGAGGATGAGAGCAGTGAGAGGCACCGGACGCTCCCTAACAGTCCTGTCTCAGAGGGCCGccactcagcctccagctgctcctACCAGCCATCTCCCAAGGGGGCTCGGGCACACGGCTCCTCGCAGAGCAGCCCTTTCAGCAGCCCACCCCAGATCCCCAGCGCCTTCGCTAGCTCGGCCAGCTCAGAGGAGGACCTCCTGGCCAACTGGCAGCGGATGTTTGTGGACAAGGCGCCCCCCACTTCAGAGCAGGTGCTGGTGAGCCGCACCTCCTTCAGCCGTGACATGGCCCCGGAGCTCCAGAAGCGATTCAGCCGCTCCAtgcaggagctgggcagggcGGCCTCAGCCTACTCGGATGGCGAGGAGTCTGCGCAGAGCTGCAGCTGGACCGTGAGCCGGGACTCGAGTGTGGACACAGACAGCACTGAGTCCCGAGCCCGCAGGAGCCATTTCTCCTCCGACTATGGCACGGACTTCTCCCAGGATGAAGCCCGGAAGCTGCTCCAGGGCAGTGGCAGGGGCACCGCTGAGCTCAGCAGCCCCTTGCCAGAGAAGCACAAGGACTATGTGGACCTGGGCTCACCTGggagcccggctgaggaaagggaaatactgctgcaagcaaccaaggAGAGCAGTCCAGGGGGAGCCCTGGAGGAGAGCGGGGAATGCAGGAGCAAGCCTCCCTCAGGGCGGCCACACCGCAGCCCCAAGAGGATGGGTGTCCACCATCTCCATCGCAAGGACAGCCTGACGCAGGCCCAGGAGCAAGGCAACCTGCTCAACTga